The Lactuca sativa cultivar Salinas chromosome 2, Lsat_Salinas_v11, whole genome shotgun sequence genome includes a window with the following:
- the LOC111916020 gene encoding pentatricopeptide repeat-containing protein At5g66520 translates to MGGSNIASKYLKSSRKALSLLDQPCLTSSYINQIHAHLICSGSISDPFAAGKLLFSCITSTHADLQHAYTVFQSIPHRSTYIWNTMIRAFTEQGKSQHAISLFKRMFGCGFSPTNHTFSFVLRACADLSELQLGLVCHGQAIKLGWESYDFVQNGLIHLYAVCNHLDYCRRLFDSSSDRDIITWTAVINGYAKSSQTEVARQLFDEMPMKNNVSWSVMINGYVQVGLFKEALDLFNDMLHSGFHPNRSSIVLALSACGFLGALDQGRWIHTYVNKKKMNLDVILGTSLIDMYAKCGCIELAYIVFENMTYRDVFAFTSLISGLANNGESKKAIALLTRMNTEGVKPNEITFICVLNACSRMGLVKEGLRVFEMMSEVYGIEPSVKHYGCLVDLLGGAGMLEEAKSVVTKMPMEPDSYVLGALLNACRVHGNVELGKEMVEGLVERGLDFSGVHVLLSNIYASVDEWGYVESVRKKMEDEKVKKEVGCSLIEVEGVVCEFVAGNKVVVEEIELVSLGIDKHLRSYWIDT, encoded by the coding sequence ATGGGGGGATCCAACATTGCCTCTAAATATTTGAAATCAAGTCGAAAGGCACTCTCCCTTCTAGACCAACCATGTCTTACAAGCTCCTACATAAACCAAATTCACGCCCACCTTATCTGCTCAGGTTCCATCTCCGACCCATTCGCCGCCGGAAAACTTTTGTTCTCATGCATAACATCGACCCACGCCGATCTCCAACATGCATACACCGTATTTCAATCAATACCTCATCGATCCACTTACATATGGAACACCATGATCAGAGCATTTACCGAGCAGGGTAAATCTCAACATGCTATATCCTTGTTTAAGCGTATGTTTGGTTGCGGGTTTTCACCCACTAATCACACATTTTCTTTCGTTCTTAGAGCTTGTGCTGATCTTTCTGAACTTCAATTAGGATTGGTCTGTCATGGCCAAGCAATTAAATTAGGGTGGGAAAGTTACGATTTTGTTCAAAACGGGTTGATTCATTTATACGCTGTGTGTAATCATTTAGACTATTGTCGTAGACTGTTCGATAGTAGCTCGGATAGGGATATTATCACATGGACTGCAGTGATCAATGGGTATGCCAAATCAAGCCAAACAGAAGTTGCAAGAcaactgttcgatgaaatgcctatGAAGAATAACGTGTCTTGGAGTGTCATGATCAATGGGTATGTTCAAGTTGGGTTATTTAAAGAAGCTCTTGatctattcaatgacatgttgcATTCTGGGTTCCACCCTAATCGCTCAAGTATCGTGCTTGCACTCTCTGCATGTGGTTTTCTTGGTGCATTAGATCAAGGTAGATGGATTCATACATATGTTAACAAAAAGAAGATGAATTTGGATGTAATCTTGGGTACATCCCTTATAGACATGTACGCTAAATGTGGTTGCATTGAATTAGCTTATATTGTATTCGAAAACATGACATATAGAGATGTGTTTGCTTTTACTTCATTGATTTCTGGTCTAGCTAACAATGGAGAAAGCAAAAAAGCAATAGCATTGCTCACAAGGATGAACACAGAAGGGGTTAAACCAAATGAGATCACATTCATCTGTGTTCTAAATGCATGTAGTCGAATGGGATTAGTAAAAGAAGGtttaagagtttttgaaatgatgAGTGAAGTTTATGGGATTGAGCCTAGTGTGAAGCATTACGGGTGTTTGGTTGATCTTCTCGGTGGAGCTGGGATGCTAGAAGAGGCTAAAAGTGTTGTGACTAAAATGCCCATGGAGCCTGATTCTTATGTGTTGGGTGCATTACTGAATGCATGTAGGGTTCATGGGAATGTGGAATTGGGTAAGGAAATGGTGGAGGGTTTGGTGGAAAGGGGTCTTGATTTTAGTGGAGTTCATGTTCTTCTTTCGAATATTTATGCATCTGTTGATGAATGGGGGTATGTGGAAAGTGTAAGGAAGAAGATGGAAGATGAGAAGGTGAAAAAGGAGGTTGGGTGTAGTTTGATTGAAGTGGAGGGTGTGGTGTGTGAATTTGTTGCAGGAAATAAAGTGGTTGTGGAGGAGATTGAATTGGTGTCATTAGGAATTGACAAGCACTTGAGATCCTATTGGATTGATACttga